The following is a genomic window from Tachysurus fulvidraco isolate hzauxx_2018 chromosome 24, HZAU_PFXX_2.0, whole genome shotgun sequence.
aaatgaatgtgtgtgtgtgtgtgtgtgtgtgtgtgtgtgtgcatgacaaAGACAGCATGATATTTGACCTTGTACAGAAACCATCCCATTTCTCTAGATGCTAACAAGCTAAAGCTGTTAGCAAGGAACCTGATCATAACCATGGAGAATAATGAGCTATAAACACGACGTTGTCTCAGAGGACAGAACGAGTGTAAAAGAGACGATGGAGGAGAACAAACGCGTCTAGTGAAGGACTGATGCTGCGGATTTGAGtgctagctagcaggctaattCTCTCTCCTGATGATTAACGCACTGCTTAAGCTTAATTTCAATAACCATAAAATACCTCAGGATAGTTTATCTGTCGGGTCGCATCATCTTGAACGTTTAACAaccatgaaaaaataaaatcaggaataaaacccattttttttgttattgaatCGTCTGCTAAACTGATGGCCGTATTCCAAAATGCCGCGACCTTTCAGCCGAGTGCACTACATTGTGCGCGCGCACCGCTCTAACAAGAGCCCTTGAAGTGCGCCCATACACGACGGGGCGCGCCGTTTGGGATACAGCCCATTACCGggtcatttcttttttatttttactcaccGGTGTGTTTTTGCGGCTATCCGCAGCGAGTTCCGGATACAGTGCAAAGTGCAGtacatttttctttcctgtCGCTTCTTTCCAAACAAAGAAACAACCACCGGCTGCTTATAACACTGCACAAACTTGTCAGagctctctgtcactctcacaAGCACATGGCGTCCTACACTGAGTCCCTGACCTACCCACAATGCACTACGGCGACATCAACCGCTCACGTTGTTGCCAGACACATCCATAAACCCTCCTTTCTTTCAcgaagtaaatatatatatatatatattatatataattgtttttttttacagcctattgtttttttctgtttgattcttttctctttctttccttcctatattcttttttattctattcattttGATTTGCATTACCTACACGTTCTTGTACGTTTAgtttaataacttaataaatatcaataaaatcaatttaataaagttaataagattaaaataaaacgtAATTCGTCACGTTAAAGTCCTCTATCCTGAACACTTTGCCTTATAAAAACGCTGACacgagactccttccataaacctGTGGTTAGACAATGTGTCTAGATTTGACGTGAACATTTGTAAGAGggattacttttaatttggcaaccgGCGAACATTCTTCGTCAAAGTTCTTCGACAACTTTATTTAAAAGGCACGAGTACAGATTCAGTCAGTGTTATGTATGTGGTGCACTGATCCTAATGCTAAGTggtggccactttattaggcaCACCTTACAGTTACAGACAAAaagattttcattttcatctcatatttcattcatatttgtattaatttctTCTCTTAAACTGTAGAAATTAAATGATAAACACAACGTCCTTTATATGACCTACACACTGTCCAGTAAAAAATCCCTTTGCTCACAACAAACACCAGAGTTTCCAGATAATCCATGAAATGTTttactttcattctttttttattctcagaTTCATCGACGTATTACATTAAATTCATTCAGAAAATGAATATTCATGTGTTGGAATTTTTGTTCACATGTTTTACGCTTGTCTtaacaataaagaaaatgtatcCCAACAATACAGCAGCTATGTCCCTCCCTGTCCACTGcgtctctctttctacccatcccaaaGCATCCAGAAATGgtaccagctctgattgtcttctgtgcgacgaagattttggaccttcactgagacgagggcgactctgtgaggatcctgaggcatctagagatctaccagctccagttagactctgctatactgaactccatgtggtctttgaggacaataatctcatcagtacatttatcagactgtatatttataatcacaccctccagtgacACCCATATGAGGaagaggttcccctttgagtctggttcctctcaaggtttcttccttttccatccaagggagttcttcctccccacagtcacccgagtcacctcagacttgctcattggggttaaatacaaacacatttaaatatatctaatattaatcttgaattcttgtataatatgaatatattattctttataataaccttctgttctatgtttatgttctataaagctgctttgagacaatgtcgattgtaaaaagcactatacaaataaacttgaactgaattgaatattcactataaatacatttctagcTTCTTAGATTATTACTGAGATTGTAATTAAACGAAGTCTCATCTGCATAAATTAATTTGCTTAaagttcaaaaacaaaacaaaaaatatatgtaaattttGAAATAACCTCAGAAATGATTGGGCATTGATTAATTAAGACTTCCACggtttaaaaattaataaataatgtacacaTAACAGTCTTCTGAGCAGTCTTCAAACGTGGAGGAGCTCCAGAAGCTTCTTAATCTTCTGCTAGATCATCAGTCTGCAGTGACGTCCTCAATTTTGCagggaaaaaaatgaccatCATCTCCATGTCGCCACCCACACTGGACGTTTACACTGATTTATCATCTTCGGGCGTCAGGGTTGGTCTTCCGGAATGATACGTTTACGCTCAATGCAAAGATGACAAGCTGCTCATATTGACATCATGAGGGCGAGAGAAAAAAATAGGCCGGTGAAGGAGTGAACTTGTGTAGATGCTATGACGTAAGAGAGAACAGGAACAAATCTAAACAGTTCAATATAACAATCATAggataaaaaattatatatctGTTCTGTTGTTAGGGATTAAATGGAAAGTTACTGTGGTAACAGAGGAATAAAACGCTTCAGGATGTACGGTTCTTGGAAATGGCCAAACATAGTGATCATGTCACCCTTTTAAACACCGACTTTAGTCttaatgtactgtactgagtaacactcacattcacaaacacaaacaatattttaacatttttaataatatgacATGTTTGCATTCACACATATCACTGTACTATATTCAAGTTACTTCCTCTACTTTTGATATTTATGTCTTTGTCTCTTATTTTGATTCCTTACCATTTTTAATCCCTGTGTTAGTGCAATTGGCTTTTTTCTATAAAAGGCATTTCACTATATTTCATATTGTGTCTCGTCCCGTTCTTGTTGATCAGCCCTGTACCAAAAACGTCTTTTTGTCCTTCCTTCTAAAAGTTAACATTCAATTGTGCCAAAATGCACAAaagaaatataacattttatttaatatgtaaaaattGATGTCAGAAGAACGGCATCAGACTTTGTCCATAACTCTGCAACCTGAGcactgaaattctttctttttaaaaaccgTACAACTGTTTGCCCTAAAGTAAGGTGTAATGACTGAATGCCAGTTTGGGTCAAAATTAAACGTTAACCTACCTTCTTTCTCTAAATTAAAGTTTACCAAAACGTTTAAAgtgctaaataataaataaaaaaagtaacaaaacaaaaataaagctccctaaattacagtacatgtgtcatttttaaaattgtattaaaccttttatataaatttgtttCTCTTGTTATTTCAGACACAAGAAAAGATGCACAGATGCCAAAATGTGCACGATAAAAGAATgagatatttattaaatataatcttTAAACTCTTTCCTGGAGTCATACAGATCGGTAGGATGGAACGAAGCTTTCCACGGACGTCATTTAAAGGGTTACAGAACTGCTCACTGCTCGAAGGACGTAACGACATGCGGTACAAGCGACTTCGATAGATCCTTCATATCAATTGCGATGATCTGTAGAACCCGATGAGAAAGCGCAGGATTTCCTTAATTTCCCGGGACGTCCTGGCgttcacattttctttcatcGTCAACTCATCGTCGTGTCCTAGACTCAAGATGTTAAATCtagtaaaactttatttatttttttattttttaaaacacacacacacgggttgATTTTGTACAAATCGGCAcgaaatgcaaaagaaaaaagaagtaaagaaagaaagaaaaaaaaaaaacacaaccctaTACAGCACCGTCCCAtcgatataatataatatacgaAAGCGGAGACTGCGACGGTTATTAGCTAGGATTCAGTGATGATTCTAAAtgcagaaggggaaaaaaaaaataaaaatcttttaaaacttTGATTCTGATGATGGGATTCTGGTTGTGAGCACTGCTCTGGAATGTTGGgatgtgtgtcagagtgagagGCGGCGCTCAGACATCGTATCGATGACGGAGTGAGAAATCCGATCTAAGATAAGCTGCAGTTCTTGGATTTGATCCTGCTTTGTAAAGCTTCttgaataaaatggaaaaacatCATCACGGACGGACGACCGGACGCATGCAGATCgactttataaaaatatgagaTGGTCACGTCTTATTCGCGGTTTCTTTGATACATGTTCTGTCGATATTCAAGGACACAAATGACCAGCTAAGAGGAGTTTCGTAAGGaaacactacagacattttGAGAGGTTTCGCAGAACCGTTTCTAGCCTCCTCTCTCAATaaagcagtgagagagagagatttgtatTTTCATTAATAGATGGTCACAGAAAAATTGCAAGTGGACTGactcactgtatgtgtgtgtgtgtgtgtgtgtgtgcgcgcgtgtggtgGTTGGGGCAGGAACACAGGAGAGAAAAGAGCAGAGGGCTGACTGTAGTGTAGAGGATCAGGCAAGAGTATGGAGGTTTAGTCAAAGGAGATGAGCTGAGCCTCTGCACTGCCTGCAGAGGGCTGCTGGGGCTGCTGCTGAGGACCACCAGGGGGCGCCATCTGCGTACACACATACGCCAAAGGTAAATGAACGGCTTTCAGTGGTAAAAtagaaatagttaaaaaaaatgcccaACCTGAAAAGAAAcctaaaatgattcatttccaTCTACTGGTGTGGAATcctctgttctgattggtcagccgTTTTCTTTAACAGTAGGTCTTAGTAACAGTGGTCAGATAACATTAATGCACGTTACTGTGTACTAACAGCTCAATCGGAACTCCACGATATTGAGAGGATCTTTATCGTTACAGGTAGCACACGTATATGATGACCTCACCTGTTGGTACATGGGTTGTTGGCCAGGTATGTACTGCTGCTGAGCAGGCATGTTGGGGTCCTGTCCAGGAAGTGCGGAGATCATGTTCTACACGGAACAAGAGTGAGACGAGGTTAACGCTGGAATTCATTCGCTCATCAGCATGAAGTCGTGCTAGAGATCTGAAGGAAAATGTTATATTGTCGGTGTGAGGATCCTGACCTGCATGCTGTACGGCTGGTAGCCCATGTAGGCCATGCCGTTGGTCGGGGCAGCCTGCGACATCGGGGGCAAACTCTGGGCTTGAGACGGCACGTTCTGCTGTGAACAAAACAGTGgtttaaaactaacatttcaAAACAGAGACTGAAGACGGTCATAATGCAGATTGGTTTTCTTGAcacaaatgccccttttccaccaaaaagaaccgagcgctggtgctggttcaaagttggttccactggcgaaccttctaagaaccggtttccatcggttagagagcatcacagagccgagtgtgacgtcactgtatacgtgtcacgttacacagcgacgttagcgcagcagcgacaaacacaaacacaacaacaatggcggatgtcgctttactgttaatgttcatggctttgtgaacttacatcggcatccaaacgcggcgaataagacgtgtacgtgcggctccgtgtaatctgtataaatggaggttgtaatcgataaagtacataacgttattttatcattaacacagaaaagacgttagccttagcatgtagctacctactatcatgtgtgctgataatgtatcatattgcggtaaagtaaaagtgtattaaactttAGTATAcgtaaggtacattatcaaatgcgctaacagtagccccgcccccagctcctgacgcaagcggttcctaagactagaccagcaacgttttggtgctactaaagaaccacttttcctggttcggagctggtgctttggcggtcgaaacagaaggaactggttctaaattaggctccgaacctgcactcaaactgcctcggtgaaAAAGGTGTAAAAGAGCACTTTCACACCTATAAGTAAACTCCAGAGCACAAATCCCAAAAGATCAGTTATTTGACTCATTTTAATAGCAAAGACAAGCTGCTACCCAAACCACAGGGCACGTCTGGGTCACTCGCTGCAGATCCCCTACAGGGTCGATTAGGAATCCATAAGTGGAGACTTCATCTGGATGTAGACTGAATCCTCCTTACTTAGAATCTCAGTTGTTTTAGTCCTCACCAGGTGTGAAAATGTTATGTTCTCACCTTCTTAAAGCCCCACCAGGGGTCCATTAATAAAGactgaacagtgtgtgtatattaaactCATTTTATAGTCACAATTAAAAAGatcataattaaacaaaaaagtcaACAAGTACGTAGCTTTAGGTTATATTAAATTAGTCCCCCCCCCCGACCAATAACGTTCCTGACACCCAAACCTTGAAAGAACATCATTAAGCAAACAACGTGACTAGATTCTTGTATAGTATTCAagctaaaaaataaagcaagcaaaagtatgcaaaaaacaaacaaaaaaaaaaccctaaccTGCCTAAAAAAcaggcaaaaagaaaaaagagaagtgtgAGATCGGTCTAAATGCCACCTCAGACACCAAAACAATTCTATACTACTTAACATTTCTAACAGAGTGTGTGAGTCTAGCCTGTAGTAAGACTTCGGTAACACACGAGTATGAGGGCGCTCTTACCTGGTAGCCCTGTGTCGGTGTGGGTTGGTAGTTAGTGTATGGAGGACTGGTATTAGGAGGCGGAGCCTGACCAGGGCCAGCAGGTTGCCCGCCGGTACCTGCTGTCTGATACATGTACGCGTTCACCATGTTGGgatctgaaaaacacacaatctccattattgtgtttttttttttaaattataaatccAGCAATAAGGAACTTAAAGTAATAAACTTATAAAGATGGAGCtcaacaccaccacaaccacaatGTCAGATTTATCCATGTGGCACTCACCTGTAGCTGACACTGGCATGGCCTGGTAGGGACCGCCCCCGGGCTGCCCGGGCTGGTTCATGTAGACCCCGTGCATGGGAGAGCCCTCCACTGATCCAGCCGGGCTGAAGGTGCCGGGGTAACTGGGGGGGCCAGCAGGTTGATACACCACACCTCCTGCCACGTTAGGCGGCAGTGACTGCATCTGTAGCACACGACATCATATCATAACTTCACCAGACCGCACGGCAATATGCAGATTCAGTATCGAACGTGTGGCATCCGATGCCGAGACGTGAGCGTAATGATCGAAACGAGCCGAGCTCCGTCGCTTATTTTATAATCACGACACCTCACCTGGGCGTAGGGCAGGGAAAAGGCAGGCATCTGAGCACGCATCTGGATGGTGTGTTTCTGCTGCTCCAGACGCATCTGTCGCTCCTTCTCCTGCTCCTGCAGACGCTGAATAGCCAGCTGTCGCTGCATATCCAGATATTCCTGTGAGCGATAAGAAACGTGACCGATCAACAATCACCTCCCACTCATGAGCAAGGGGAGAAGAGTCCAATCGTGTGCGTGACTGAACATGAGGGAAAATCAGCTTCAATATTAATTACTGGATTAAGGTATTCTCTACCGCTTCCTGAGACTTCTAGAGCACTCACTTGTTTCTTCTGCCTCATGATCTCTAGTTTCTGCGCGAGCTGGATCTGCCGCTGTCTTTCGGCCTCCTCGGCGGCATGGCGCACTTTCTCGCGGTGTTCGTCTCTCAGAGCGTTTAGAGCAGCCCGTGCATCCCGAACCTGTGCCAGCTTATCCTGCAGCCCCTCGTAGTACACTACAGACAAAGAGAACCAAAAGGTCATCTCTGGGCGATCAGATAAATTATTCCACAGGAGGTAAATAAAAGCAGACGCACGTCTCTTCTCGTCAAGCTGGTTGAGGAGCTCCAGCAGCTGTGGGTGCATGTTGTTGATGGACTGGAAGAGGGAGAGCACGGCGCTGTCGTTGGTGATACTGCGCCCGCGCATGTGGTTGCTTTTCACGCGGTTCAAGAAGGTAGTGACGGAGTTCTGCAGAGCTTTGAGGAACTGCTCGTGGTTCTCCTCCGATTCTCCGTTCTGGTATTGCTGCTGAAGAAGCGCGTCGCATCACGTTACTTCGAGTGAGAAAAAAGGTGCGGAACTttccgtgcacacacacacacttaacacttaaaTGTACCTCTACTATGTTGATGGGCTGAACAGGGGGGTGGCTTTCCACTGGCTGGCTGATGGTTGGCATTGGTTCAGCCAATGGCACTGGAGCAGGAGCAGAAGGGGTGGGACTCTTGCGGACCTCTTCCTGCTTTTTCTCCCAGTAAGTCCTATTCAGATAACGAGCCAGCTGGAAAagatgaatatatacatatacatcgTCACGGCGTAGTCCGACGGCATGGAGACATCGTGCCACATGCTGTAGTATAAGCTCCATCTTGTTAGGAACACAGTTTGGAGATGCTTACCTCAGGGTCAACTTCTTCAGCTGAAGGAGCAGAGGAGTTCTAAAGAGAAAATCAGACGAGGTTTACGATCACGGCTTCTCAAGAACAACCCACGACACACAGCAACGATTACTATTTCTACAGCCCCCCAGTTACTACATCTAAAAACACCCTTTAGATGCCCTTACCACAGGAGAGGTGTAAAGAGTGCTGACGGGTGGAGCGGAAGAGGTCACCGGAGTCGGATCGACTTTGGGGTACACGGGGTACGAGCTCTTCTGCCTCTGCATGTACAGAAGAGTTGTtatggaaaaagaaagacaaaaaaaaagacagatagatCACAGACAACTCAGATAGAAAGAAGAAATGCACGTCACACcattctctccttctcctcagCTTCACTCTGAGACAGAGCGATGGCCAGCTGcagctcctcttcctcttgcaGCGCTGCCTCGTCTCTCTTGGGAGGCATCTgaggagacagagcagacacATAAACTGGGCACATCCGTAAATAAACAGCATAGGAGATGGAACGAGTGCAAAAGGGGAACATGGCTTTCTAGTGATTGTTATTAAACGGAGTTTGAAGAAAACgttcatttaataataagcACAGCAAGCTTATGCTCTTGATAGCTATGTTCCCATTGagcagtacaaaaaaaaaagtcgcatcaaatgaatgtagttatttatttatttacctgatCAACCAGATCACAAGCCTCCGTAGGCTCCGGACCTACCTGAGACTGCTGGGCCAGAGGGCTGGTCAGGTACTCGGGGGGCAGCTCGGTCTGGCCGCTGCTACTGTTGCTGCTGACGCTCTTCCCTTCGGCTTTCCTGGAAGGAGGAGAGAGCGAGGGGTGGCTGCTAAAAAGGAGGGATCAGGAGACAGAAACAGATGAGTACATCTGGCTTTACCGAGACACAGTAAgtatgtgaaatgtgtgtgtgtgtgtgtgtgtgttgggggattGCTGGCTCATTTCCACTCTGGCTTACTTGTTAAGTTGCTCGAAGCAAggctcacacactcgcacctcTTTCTCGATGCCGAACTTGGGGATAGTGGAGTATTTGGAGGAGCATTTGCCACAGAAGATCTGTCCACATGCCCTGCAGTGGTGCTGAAGGACAAGAAATGGCACACATCAGGAAACACCGACACCGTTATTACACCAGTATTACTGATCGGGATACTCGCTTGGTGAAGGAATCTTTCATACACAGAAATGTCCAgcactgtttattacacatgGTTCTGTAGACAGGTTTCTGACTCATCTAATACAACTCACTACAAgcggtgtgggtgtgggtgtgtgtgtgtgtgtttttaccttTCGGGTCATCACTCCAAATTGAACTCTGCACCTGTGGCATTCCTCGGCGTCCACCCAATCAGGAGcctggaaaaaacacacacacaaaatgatcaTCATTCTAATAATTCCCACATCACAATCAGTGCCCTCAATAGCACGATCTCTCCAGCAGCACGGCTCACCCTCTCTGCGGCAAACATGGCGTCGCTCTCTTTAAACTCCGGGAAAACATGACCTGACGGTGCGCAGAAGAACACAATCAGATGTGCTGCTTTGCTTTAGATTTTAATACTCTGTTATTTAAACCAATTGTGCTTCGTACCTTCCACCTTCATGATTTGGTAAGTGTCTTGAACCACTTTGTACTTGGGCTCGTTGCGGAAGGCGTGCGCCCAGGCCTGGATCAGGTACAGGATCTTATTCCTGACGTTCGGCTCGGTTTGTTTCTGaggacagaagagaaaaaaaacgatGAGTAACATCGGTGCAACACATGGTTCACTTTCTCTACAAGCTCGATCACATAGGATTCACGTAGAGGCAGAATGAAGCATGACAACACACCGGGTCTATATAGATGCTGAGACAAATCAACTGGTCTTGTGGTACAATCTAATCCGATCTACAACCTCGACACGATAACGTCAGCTAATCCACCTTGATTTATTACTCTGAGACCTTTAACAGAAACCAAGACATTTTGTGGACGTTGTAAACAGAAGCACGAACACAATAACAAGCTAAAAGCTTTCGGTTACTAAACAACTCTTTTTAGACGTTACCTTTCACGTCGTGTGCCATCGGCGGTCTGATTTGTACGATCCACAAAGCTCATTTCTCATTTTGACACTTTGCTGAAACTCCCCAGAGCTTTAAAATGCGAGAGGACATGTGACACGATGACGCAACCAGGAAGTAAAGTCTAGTATGACTCATCATGAAGGTCATGATCATAACAGAGGAACAATGTTGTGTATGCAGTGCAAGAATCTCATGAATAAACCTCATGTCACAACGGCTCcgcccccacacatacatacgtaacccaggcaactattatggtggaacctgctggggcagctggccgaggggagaTTTTTagcaataaatgaacacaatgagtaatactatggtgtttttgtagtactgtgtattgtaccgtgaaaggtttaccTCCATTTCACGgcgaagacgacgttcaacggCAGGTAActgcaggtatccgccatgtcaatgtttcaatcgctttctgttaatgtcagacacgcgcaccgaacactctctccaccgcatattgacaagacacgcccctttctgctcattggctacatgtttgttttgttagtcggaccgactcagttttctgaagcatttctcaaacatacTTTAATAGAATAAAgcgaattaaaaaaataaaaactactaaataaataaatcacaaagtGGGCTAACT
Proteins encoded in this region:
- the hgs gene encoding hepatocyte growth factor-regulated tyrosine kinase substrate isoform X5, whose product is MGKGGGTFERLLDKATSQLLLETDWESILQICDLIRQGDTQAKYAIAAIKKKLNDKNPHVAIYGLEVLESVVKNCGQTIHDEVASKQTMEELKELFKKQTEPNVRNKILYLIQAWAHAFRNEPKYKVVQDTYQIMKVEGHVFPEFKESDAMFAAERAPDWVDAEECHRCRVQFGVMTRKHHCRACGQIFCGKCSSKYSTIPKFGIEKEVRVCEPCFEQLNNSHPSLSPPSRKAEGKSVSSNSSSGQTELPPEYLTSPLAQQSQVGPEPTEACDLVDQMPPKRDEAALQEEEELQLAIALSQSEAEEKERMRQKSSYPVYPKVDPTPVTSSAPPVSTLYTSPVNSSAPSAEEVDPELARYLNRTYWEKKQEEVRKSPTPSAPAPVPLAEPMPTISQPVESHPPVQPINIVEQYQNGESEENHEQFLKALQNSVTTFLNRVKSNHMRGRSITNDSAVLSLFQSINNMHPQLLELLNQLDEKRLYYEGLQDKLAQVRDARAALNALRDEHREKVRHAAEEAERQRQIQLAQKLEIMRQKKQEYLDMQRQLAIQRLQEQEKERQMRLEQQKHTIQMRAQMPAFSLPYAQMQSLPPNVAGGVVYQPAGPPSYPGTFSPAGSVEGSPMHGVYMNQPGQPGGGPYQAMPVSATDPNMVNAYMYQTAGTGGQPAGPGQAPPPNTSPPYTNYQPTPTQGYQNVPSQAQSLPPMSQAAPTNGMAYMGYQPYSMQNMISALPGQDPNMPAQQQYIPGQQPMYQQMAPPGGPQQQPQQPSAGSAEAQLISFD
- the hgs gene encoding hepatocyte growth factor-regulated tyrosine kinase substrate isoform X9, with the translated sequence MGKGGGTFERLLDKATSQLLLETDWESILQICDLIRQGDTQAKYAIAAIKKKLNDKNPHVAIYGLEVLESVVKNCGQTIHDEVASKQTMEELKELFKKQTEPNVRNKILYLIQAWAHAFRNEPKYKVVQDTYQIMKVEGHVFPEFKESDAMFAAERAPDWVDAEECHRCRVQFGVMTRKHHCRACGQIFCGKCSSKYSTIPKFGIEKEVRVCEPCFEQLNNHPSLSPPSRKAEGKSVSSNSSSGQTELPPEYLTSPLAQQSQMPPKRDEAALQEEEELQLAIALSQSEAEEKERMRQKSSYPVYPKVDPTPVTSSAPPVSTLYTSPVNSSAPSAEEVDPELARYLNRTYWEKKQEEVRKSPTPSAPAPVPLAEPMPTISQPVESHPPVQPINIVEQQYQNGESEENHEQFLKALQNSVTTFLNRVKSNHMRGRSITNDSAVLSLFQSINNMHPQLLELLNQLDEKRLYYEGLQDKLAQVRDARAALNALRDEHREKVRHAAEEAERQRQIQLAQKLEIMRQKKQEYLDMQRQLAIQRLQEQEKERQMRLEQQKHTIQMRAQMPAFSLPYAQMQSLPPNVAGGVVYQPAGPPSYPGTFSPAGSVEGSPMHGVYMNQPGQPGGGPYQAMPVSATDPNMVNAYMYQTAGTGGQPAGPGQAPPPNTSPPYTNYQPTPTQGYQNVPSQAQSLPPMSQAAPTNGMAYMGYQPYSMQNMISALPGQDPNMPAQQQYIPGQQPMYQQMAPPGGPQQQPQQPSAGSAEAQLISFD
- the hgs gene encoding hepatocyte growth factor-regulated tyrosine kinase substrate isoform X3; its protein translation is MGKGGGTFERLLDKATSQLLLETDWESILQICDLIRQGDTQAKYAIAAIKKKLNDKNPHVAIYGLEVLESVVKNCGQTIHDEVASKQTMEELKELFKKQTEPNVRNKILYLIQAWAHAFRNEPKYKVVQDTYQIMKVEGHVFPEFKESDAMFAAERAPDWVDAEECHRCRVQFGVMTRKHHCRACGQIFCGKCSSKYSTIPKFGIEKEVRVCEPCFEQLNNHPSLSPPSRKAEGKSVSSNSSSGQTELPPEYLTSPLAQQSQVGPEPTEACDLVDQMPPKRDEAALQEEEELQLAIALSQSEAEEKERMRQKSSYPVYPKVDPTPVTSSAPPVSTLYTSPVNSSAPSAEEVDPELARYLNRTYWEKKQEEVRKSPTPSAPAPVPLAEPMPTISQPVESHPPVQPINIVEQQYQNGESEENHEQFLKALQNSVTTFLNRVKSNHMRGRSITNDSAVLSLFQSINNMHPQLLELLNQLDEKRLYYEGLQDKLAQVRDARAALNALRDEHREKVRHAAEEAERQRQIQLAQKLEIMRQKKQEYLDMQRQLAIQRLQEQEKERQMRLEQQKHTIQMRAQMPAFSLPYAQMQSLPPNVAGGVVYQPAGPPSYPGTFSPAGSVEGSPMHGVYMNQPGQPGGGPYQAMPVSATDPNMVNAYMYQTAGTGGQPAGPGQAPPPNTSPPYTNYQPTPTQGYQQNVPSQAQSLPPMSQAAPTNGMAYMGYQPYSMQNMISALPGQDPNMPAQQQYIPGQQPMYQQMAPPGGPQQQPQQPSAGSAEAQLISFD
- the hgs gene encoding hepatocyte growth factor-regulated tyrosine kinase substrate isoform X7; its protein translation is MGKGGGTFERLLDKATSQLLLETDWESILQICDLIRQGDTQAKYAIAAIKKKLNDKNPHVAIYGLEVLESVVKNCGQTIHDEVASKQTMEELKELFKKQTEPNVRNKILYLIQAWAHAFRNEPKYKVVQDTYQIMKVEGHVFPEFKESDAMFAAERAPDWVDAEECHRCRVQFGVMTRKHHCRACGQIFCGKCSSKYSTIPKFGIEKEVRVCEPCFEQLNNSHPSLSPPSRKAEGKSVSSNSSSGQTELPPEYLTSPLAQQSQMPPKRDEAALQEEEELQLAIALSQSEAEEKERMRQKSSYPVYPKVDPTPVTSSAPPVSTLYTSPVNSSAPSAEEVDPELARYLNRTYWEKKQEEVRKSPTPSAPAPVPLAEPMPTISQPVESHPPVQPINIVEQQYQNGESEENHEQFLKALQNSVTTFLNRVKSNHMRGRSITNDSAVLSLFQSINNMHPQLLELLNQLDEKRLYYEGLQDKLAQVRDARAALNALRDEHREKVRHAAEEAERQRQIQLAQKLEIMRQKKQEYLDMQRQLAIQRLQEQEKERQMRLEQQKHTIQMRAQMPAFSLPYAQMQSLPPNVAGGVVYQPAGPPSYPGTFSPAGSVEGSPMHGVYMNQPGQPGGGPYQAMPVSATDPNMVNAYMYQTAGTGGQPAGPGQAPPPNTSPPYTNYQPTPTQGYQNVPSQAQSLPPMSQAAPTNGMAYMGYQPYSMQNMISALPGQDPNMPAQQQYIPGQQPMYQQMAPPGGPQQQPQQPSAGSAEAQLISFD
- the hgs gene encoding hepatocyte growth factor-regulated tyrosine kinase substrate isoform X4, with product MGKGGGTFERLLDKATSQLLLETDWESILQICDLIRQGDTQAKYAIAAIKKKLNDKNPHVAIYGLEVLESVVKNCGQTIHDEVASKQTMEELKELFKKQTEPNVRNKILYLIQAWAHAFRNEPKYKVVQDTYQIMKVEGHVFPEFKESDAMFAAERAPDWVDAEECHRCRVQFGVMTRKHHCRACGQIFCGKCSSKYSTIPKFGIEKEVRVCEPCFEQLNNSHPSLSPPSRKAEGKSVSSNSSSGQTELPPEYLTSPLAQQSQVGPEPTEACDLVDQMPPKRDEAALQEEEELQLAIALSQSEAEEKERMRQKSSYPVYPKVDPTPVTSSAPPVSTLYTSPVNSSAPSAEEVDPELARYLNRTYWEKKQEEVRKSPTPSAPAPVPLAEPMPTISQPVESHPPVQPINIVEQYQNGESEENHEQFLKALQNSVTTFLNRVKSNHMRGRSITNDSAVLSLFQSINNMHPQLLELLNQLDEKRLYYEGLQDKLAQVRDARAALNALRDEHREKVRHAAEEAERQRQIQLAQKLEIMRQKKQEYLDMQRQLAIQRLQEQEKERQMRLEQQKHTIQMRAQMPAFSLPYAQMQSLPPNVAGGVVYQPAGPPSYPGTFSPAGSVEGSPMHGVYMNQPGQPGGGPYQAMPVSATDPNMVNAYMYQTAGTGGQPAGPGQAPPPNTSPPYTNYQPTPTQGYQQNVPSQAQSLPPMSQAAPTNGMAYMGYQPYSMQNMISALPGQDPNMPAQQQYIPGQQPMYQQMAPPGGPQQQPQQPSAGSAEAQLISFD